From one Macrobrachium nipponense isolate FS-2020 chromosome 37, ASM1510439v2, whole genome shotgun sequence genomic stretch:
- the LOC135209216 gene encoding BLOC-1-related complex subunit 7-like isoform X2 — protein MASASSTSAKNLFVDSKTRLAERVQMNVNNMGSICRQVNRGSQSCDMLTHSARNMALQEHAIRNSEENLQKLNILLTHLGYQQESIQRSAHALENVKEQVRDMQR, from the exons ATGGCTTCGGCTTCAAGTACGAGCGCGAAGAATCTGTTTGTAGACTCAAAAACTCGTTTGGCAGAGAGGGTTCAAATGAATGTCAACAACATGGGATCCATCTGCCGTCAGGTTAATCGTGGGTCACAGTCTTGTGATATGCTGACTCATTCTGCCAGGAACATGGCCTTACAG GAGCACGCCATAAGGAATTCAGAGGAAAACTTGCAGAAACTGAACATTCTACTGACACACCTTGGCTACCAGCAAGAATCCATCCAGCGATCTGCACATGCCCTTGAGAACGTTAAGGAACAG GTACGCGACATGCAGCGATAG